One window of Phycisphaeraceae bacterium genomic DNA carries:
- a CDS encoding Ig-like domain-containing protein — MLRAIEPVDCSVPDEACGKAALMKYLFRAGRAPAAPFQDRDAHHDTDVVHNSLTIEVFPSTQSVEGVSVITLQSRVDGLTEFTFSLAPALTPGQILVNGVAVLSPVSAGAQTRTVTLDRPYNTGETVTITIPFSGPALQGQSGILWSTQDGQPVVSSFSEPFDAGTWWACKDGDRGLPGDNSDKATWDLTITHDAGLTAISNGRLVSQTPIAGGKTVTRWESDYPMATYLGCFSLAKYNNWSLTYQGAALPTTGPVAFPLRFFIYSAFDTPARRAAWELVVPMLDAMRPLYGEYPFVNEGYGIYQFPFGGGMEHQTMSGQGNYAEQVTIHELGHQWWGDNVTCRTWSDIWLNEGFATYTEALWAEHKPGSTGATALQNYMIGTKPAAENVGGSVYCFDTSDEARIFSRDLTYRKAAWVLHMLRGIVGDQKFFGILATWRSEFQGSAATTDDFRSVCEQVYGQSLGWFFNQWVFGIGAPTYAKGLQTFSVNGKYWTRFHVRQTQDSAWPVFTNPLLVRLSTGAGPVDHIVKPIARTSFFVRSSGVSPASDLFFDPNSWVLNYGVAGEAPLQGPPVILESAPMPGASFEFGASPLQITLEFSENVATDGSQFVVRRGPGSPVPFTFSYSAALQTATLAFESALSPSTYTIELVGTPTAIATGQELDGDVFDPESPKSLPTGDGQAGTTIEGVKILRFFVIPGACPCDLNGDSMVDDSDFVVFAAAYNALLTMAADFNGDGLTDDADFVIFAHAYDQLLCL; from the coding sequence ATGCTGCGCGCGATCGAGCCCGTCGACTGTTCCGTTCCGGATGAAGCCTGCGGCAAAGCAGCCCTTATGAAGTACCTCTTTCGCGCGGGTCGTGCTCCTGCCGCCCCGTTCCAGGATCGCGACGCGCATCACGACACGGATGTCGTGCACAACAGCCTGACGATCGAGGTGTTTCCCTCGACGCAATCCGTCGAAGGCGTTTCGGTCATCACGCTTCAAAGTCGAGTTGACGGGTTGACCGAATTCACATTCTCTCTTGCGCCGGCGCTTACACCGGGACAGATCCTCGTGAACGGCGTTGCGGTACTTTCGCCCGTCTCGGCCGGCGCCCAGACCCGGACGGTCACGCTCGACAGGCCGTACAACACTGGCGAAACGGTGACTATCACGATTCCCTTCAGCGGTCCGGCGCTCCAAGGGCAGAGCGGCATCCTCTGGTCTACGCAGGATGGTCAGCCGGTCGTGAGCAGTTTCAGCGAGCCGTTCGACGCCGGAACGTGGTGGGCTTGCAAGGATGGCGATCGAGGTCTCCCCGGCGATAATTCCGACAAGGCAACGTGGGATCTCACGATAACGCACGACGCGGGACTCACCGCGATCTCGAACGGCAGGCTCGTCAGTCAGACTCCTATCGCCGGCGGCAAGACGGTTACTCGATGGGAGAGCGACTATCCGATGGCGACCTATCTCGGGTGCTTCAGTCTGGCCAAGTACAACAACTGGAGCCTGACATATCAGGGTGCGGCACTGCCGACGACGGGCCCGGTGGCGTTCCCGCTTCGCTTCTTTATCTATTCCGCGTTCGACACTCCCGCGCGCAGAGCCGCGTGGGAATTGGTCGTGCCGATGCTCGACGCGATGCGCCCGCTCTACGGCGAATACCCCTTTGTGAACGAGGGATATGGCATCTATCAGTTCCCCTTCGGCGGCGGTATGGAACACCAGACCATGAGCGGCCAGGGAAACTACGCCGAACAGGTCACAATTCACGAACTCGGGCACCAGTGGTGGGGCGACAATGTGACTTGCCGCACGTGGAGCGATATCTGGCTCAACGAGGGATTTGCGACGTACACGGAAGCGCTGTGGGCGGAGCACAAGCCGGGATCCACAGGCGCGACCGCACTCCAGAACTACATGATCGGGACCAAACCCGCCGCAGAAAACGTGGGTGGCTCGGTGTACTGCTTTGATACAAGCGATGAGGCGCGGATTTTCAGCCGCGATCTGACCTATCGGAAGGCGGCGTGGGTGCTGCACATGCTTCGCGGCATCGTCGGAGACCAGAAGTTTTTTGGGATTCTCGCGACGTGGCGGAGCGAGTTTCAAGGTTCGGCCGCAACGACCGACGATTTCCGGAGCGTTTGCGAGCAGGTGTACGGACAGTCACTCGGGTGGTTCTTTAATCAATGGGTGTTCGGGATAGGCGCGCCGACATATGCGAAGGGTCTCCAGACGTTTTCGGTGAACGGAAAATACTGGACGCGCTTCCATGTGCGGCAGACGCAGGACAGCGCCTGGCCGGTCTTCACAAATCCGCTGCTGGTTCGTTTGTCAACCGGCGCGGGTCCGGTCGATCACATCGTGAAGCCGATCGCACGCACGAGCTTCTTTGTGCGCTCATCCGGCGTGTCCCCGGCGTCGGATCTGTTCTTTGATCCGAACAGTTGGGTCTTGAATTACGGGGTTGCCGGCGAAGCTCCGCTTCAGGGGCCACCTGTGATTCTCGAATCGGCTCCAATGCCGGGCGCATCGTTCGAATTTGGAGCATCTCCATTGCAGATCACGCTCGAATTCAGCGAGAATGTTGCGACCGATGGCTCCCAGTTCGTCGTTCGGCGCGGCCCAGGCTCTCCCGTTCCGTTCACGTTTTCCTATTCCGCGGCTTTGCAGACCGCAACTCTTGCCTTCGAATCCGCGTTGAGCCCGAGCACCTACACGATCGAGCTCGTCGGCACACCGACAGCGATCGCAACAGGTCAAGAGCTCGACGGCGACGTGTTCGATCCCGAATCGCCGAAGAGTCTGCCGACCGGAGACGGTCAAGCGGGCACAACGATCGAGGGGGTGAAGATTCTCCGTTTCTTCGTGATTCCCGGCGCCTGCCCGTGTGATCTGAATGGTGACTCGATGGTGGACGATTCAGACTTTGTCGTTTTTGCCGCGGCGTATAACGCACTGCTCACAATGGCCGCCGATTTCAACGGCGACGGGCTGACCGATGACGCCGACTTTGTCATCTTTGCTCACGCGTACGACCAATTGCTGTGTCTTTAG
- the tadA gene encoding Flp pilus assembly complex ATPase component TadA, which translates to MPAIEPSELKGRKLGRVLTKLGKVTRDQVHEALAIQQTRKSPLGQLLVELNYCTQRDVLEALAGQAGMAFMDLSDFEIPEEALEAIPSESVRSYEVVPLEYNKTSRRLKIAMKTPDNFRAVDDLRLLLGGNVEAVVGDPAAIDALIKKHFSKQESITDVVSELASDERIKSLGGRGGESIDIDAMVEMAGDNQVIKLLNLVLLQAIKDRASDIHFEPFENEFKMRYRIDGVLYEMVPPPKQLGPAITSRVKVMSNLDIAERRLPQDGRIELTIGGNPVDLRVAVLPTMWGESVVMRVLDRSNVELSLDRLGLRDDDMTTLKRLINKPNGIVIVTGPTGSGKTTTLYAALSDLNDVETKILTAEDPVEYDIDGLCQCQVNQETGTTFAKLLRSFLRQDPDIILVGEIRDLETAQIAVQASLTGHLVLSTLHTNDAPSSIVRLLDLGLEAFLLTATLEGIVAQRLVRKVCTNCKEFYQPTEEELMELSLTPDMVRGRRFARGKGCDRCNGSGYKGRLALYEIMTLDDEAREMIMKNANTALLRHHARKRGMRVLREAGLMSIYDGVTTIDEVVRETIADE; encoded by the coding sequence ATGCCAGCGATTGAACCATCTGAACTGAAGGGCCGGAAGCTCGGGCGGGTATTGACCAAGCTCGGGAAAGTGACTCGGGACCAGGTCCACGAGGCGCTCGCCATCCAGCAGACTCGCAAGTCTCCGCTCGGTCAGTTGCTGGTTGAACTGAACTATTGCACTCAGCGAGATGTGCTCGAAGCCCTGGCGGGTCAGGCCGGCATGGCCTTTATGGATCTCTCCGACTTTGAAATCCCGGAAGAAGCGCTCGAAGCGATTCCGTCCGAAAGCGTTCGGAGTTACGAAGTCGTCCCGCTCGAATACAACAAGACGAGCCGGCGCCTGAAGATCGCAATGAAGACCCCGGACAACTTCCGGGCGGTCGACGACCTCCGGCTTCTGCTCGGCGGCAACGTTGAAGCCGTGGTGGGAGACCCCGCCGCAATCGACGCGCTGATCAAGAAACATTTTTCCAAGCAGGAATCGATCACGGACGTGGTGAGCGAACTCGCGAGCGACGAGCGGATCAAGAGTTTGGGCGGACGCGGCGGCGAATCGATCGACATCGACGCGATGGTCGAGATGGCCGGCGACAACCAGGTCATCAAACTGCTCAACCTCGTTCTGCTTCAGGCGATCAAGGATCGCGCTTCGGATATTCACTTTGAGCCGTTCGAGAATGAATTCAAGATGCGGTACCGGATCGACGGCGTGCTCTACGAGATGGTGCCGCCCCCCAAGCAGCTCGGTCCCGCCATCACGAGCCGCGTGAAGGTCATGTCGAATCTGGACATCGCTGAGCGGCGCCTCCCTCAGGACGGACGAATCGAACTGACGATCGGAGGCAATCCGGTGGACCTTCGCGTCGCCGTGCTGCCCACCATGTGGGGCGAATCGGTGGTCATGCGCGTGCTGGACCGGAGCAACGTCGAACTCTCGCTCGATCGTCTCGGTCTGCGCGACGACGACATGACGACACTCAAGCGGCTGATCAACAAGCCCAACGGAATTGTCATTGTGACCGGTCCGACCGGATCGGGCAAGACGACGACGCTGTACGCCGCGCTCTCCGATCTCAACGACGTCGAGACCAAGATTCTCACGGCGGAAGATCCGGTTGAATACGACATCGACGGGCTCTGCCAGTGTCAGGTCAACCAGGAAACCGGAACGACTTTCGCGAAGCTTCTGCGATCGTTTTTGCGTCAGGACCCGGACATCATTCTCGTCGGCGAGATCCGCGACCTCGAGACCGCGCAGATCGCGGTGCAGGCTTCGCTCACGGGCCACCTTGTGCTGAGCACGCTGCACACCAACGACGCGCCGAGCTCGATTGTGCGACTTCTTGATCTGGGGCTTGAGGCGTTCCTTCTCACCGCGACGCTCGAGGGCATCGTCGCGCAGCGTCTCGTGCGAAAAGTGTGCACGAACTGCAAGGAGTTCTACCAGCCGACGGAAGAAGAACTCATGGAATTGAGCCTGACGCCGGACATGGTGCGCGGGCGCCGGTTCGCACGCGGCAAGGGATGCGACCGGTGCAACGGGTCTGGTTACAAGGGGCGACTGGCACTCTACGAAATCATGACACTCGATGACGAGGCGCGCGAGATGATCATGAAGAACGCGAACACGGCGCTCCTTCGTCACCACGCACGCAAACGCGGCATGCGGGTTCTGCGCGAGGCAGGGCTGATGTCGATTTACGACGGAGTGACCACGATCGATGAAGTCGTGCGCGAAACCATCGCGGACGAGTAG
- a CDS encoding type IV pilus twitching motility protein PilT: protein MSTMQIDRLLDTVVKQGASDLHLTVGRPPTIRLHGHLRNLATKVLDSDDMVSLMKSITPERNQQELQEEGGTDFGFAYGEAARFRVSVFRQRGDLAIVLRQIPNRLLTFEQIGLPAICQELIRRPRGMFLVTGPTGSGKTTSLATMIDFINQTMDRHLVTMEDPIEYYHKHKKSIVNQREVGNDVPSFAEALRRVLRQDPDVILVGEMRDLETIEAAVRAAETGHLVFGTLHTTGAAKTIDRLVDAFPVTQQNQIRVQLSTALICVLSQQLLSRIDQPGMVAAYEFLVVTPAISNLIREAKTFRIDSAIQTGKKFGMQLLDDHLWSLYMSGKVSAEEMIDKSKNPADLRDKVHKLGRTIGRTDLDEDDDLGKG, encoded by the coding sequence ATGTCCACGATGCAAATCGATCGCCTCCTCGACACCGTCGTCAAGCAGGGCGCAAGCGACCTTCACCTGACCGTCGGTCGGCCGCCCACGATCCGTCTCCACGGACACCTGCGCAACCTCGCGACCAAGGTGCTCGACTCCGACGACATGGTCTCGCTGATGAAGTCGATCACGCCGGAGCGAAATCAGCAGGAACTTCAGGAAGAAGGTGGGACGGACTTCGGCTTTGCCTACGGCGAGGCCGCGCGTTTTCGTGTCTCGGTTTTTCGACAGCGCGGCGATCTCGCGATCGTGCTCCGTCAGATTCCTAATCGGTTGCTGACCTTCGAGCAGATCGGATTGCCCGCGATCTGCCAAGAACTCATCCGGCGCCCTCGCGGCATGTTCCTGGTCACGGGTCCGACGGGGTCTGGTAAGACAACTTCGCTCGCGACCATGATCGACTTCATCAACCAGACCATGGACCGCCACTTGGTCACGATGGAAGACCCGATCGAGTACTACCACAAGCACAAGAAATCGATCGTCAACCAGCGCGAAGTCGGGAACGACGTTCCCAGCTTCGCCGAGGCACTCCGCCGCGTGCTGCGTCAGGACCCGGACGTGATCCTCGTCGGCGAAATGCGAGACCTCGAAACGATCGAAGCCGCTGTGCGAGCGGCCGAAACGGGCCACTTGGTCTTCGGCACTTTGCACACCACCGGTGCCGCAAAGACCATTGACCGTCTGGTGGACGCATTCCCCGTTACCCAACAAAACCAGATCAGAGTTCAGCTCTCAACGGCGCTCATCTGCGTTCTGAGCCAGCAGCTCCTGAGCCGGATCGACCAGCCGGGCATGGTCGCGGCCTACGAATTCCTTGTCGTCACGCCGGCGATCTCCAACCTGATTCGCGAGGCGAAGACTTTCCGAATCGACTCGGCGATTCAGACGGGGAAGAAATTTGGCATGCAGTTATTGGACGATCACCTTTGGAGCCTGTACATGTCGGGCAAGGTGTCTGCTGAAGAGATGATCGACAAGTCGAAGAACCCAGCCGATCTCCGTGACAAGGTGCACAAACTTGGACGAACAATCGGGCGAACCGATCTCGATGAAGACGATGATCTCGGCAAGGGTTGA
- a CDS encoding type II/IV secretion system protein encodes MEIEPLLAPRSAIKKFLEGGSNGSPAASAKPDPAKSLVTTSIDKSVDKSVDKSIDVASEDAPIVKLCNRILVEAVKMRASDIHIEPMGDRVRLRYRIDGVCIERDNLPKRMQNALLSRFKLMSGMNIAEKRIPQDGRIKIPVDEVFVDFRVSACPAYHGESVVLRILRPDSVRIGLANLGFEADNLASFNKIIRRPNGIFLVTGPTGSGKTTTLYTALDILNRPDKKIITAEDPVEYNFDGINQCQVKEHIGLTFSAILRSMLRQAPNIILVGEIRDKEVAEIAIQAALTGHLVFSTLHTNDAPSAITRLIDMGVKPFLVASSIQAVLGQRLIRINCKNCNAPYPYEKMDHKYLQLVGISEEEAKSGKLMKGTGCDNCVNTGYRGRRGIYELMQMNSAIRELAFNLAPVSELRKAALANGMRPLVTDGKIKCMNGMTTPDEVASVAQADLDNK; translated from the coding sequence ATGGAGATCGAGCCCCTTCTTGCTCCGCGTTCCGCGATCAAGAAGTTTCTTGAAGGCGGATCGAACGGCTCACCCGCGGCTTCGGCCAAACCCGATCCGGCGAAATCGCTCGTCACGACCTCGATCGACAAATCGGTCGACAAGTCGGTGGACAAGTCCATCGACGTGGCGAGCGAAGACGCGCCGATCGTCAAACTTTGCAATCGCATTCTCGTCGAAGCCGTGAAGATGCGAGCGAGCGATATTCACATTGAACCGATGGGCGATCGTGTCCGGTTGCGCTACCGCATCGACGGCGTCTGCATCGAACGCGACAACCTTCCAAAGCGCATGCAAAACGCGCTGCTTAGCCGCTTTAAGCTGATGTCCGGAATGAACATCGCGGAGAAGCGGATTCCTCAGGACGGCCGAATCAAGATCCCGGTTGATGAGGTGTTCGTGGACTTCCGCGTTTCGGCCTGTCCCGCCTATCACGGCGAGAGCGTCGTTCTTCGTATTCTGCGGCCCGACAGCGTACGCATCGGTCTGGCAAATCTCGGTTTCGAAGCGGACAACCTCGCTTCCTTCAACAAGATCATCCGACGCCCCAACGGGATCTTCCTTGTGACGGGTCCGACCGGTTCGGGCAAGACGACCACGCTCTACACGGCACTCGACATTCTCAACCGCCCCGACAAGAAGATCATTACCGCCGAAGACCCGGTCGAATACAACTTCGACGGGATCAATCAATGCCAGGTAAAGGAACACATCGGCCTGACGTTCAGCGCGATTCTCCGTTCGATGCTGCGTCAGGCGCCCAACATCATCCTCGTCGGTGAAATCCGAGACAAAGAAGTCGCCGAAATCGCCATCCAGGCGGCTCTTACGGGTCACCTTGTGTTCAGCACGCTGCACACCAACGACGCGCCCAGCGCGATCACGCGTCTTATCGACATGGGAGTCAAGCCGTTCCTGGTCGCGAGCTCCATTCAGGCCGTGCTGGGCCAGCGCCTGATCCGAATCAACTGCAAGAATTGCAATGCGCCGTATCCGTACGAAAAAATGGATCACAAGTATCTCCAACTCGTGGGCATCAGCGAAGAGGAAGCCAAGAGCGGCAAGCTCATGAAGGGCACCGGCTGCGACAACTGTGTCAATACCGGATATCGAGGCCGACGCGGCATCTACGAGTTGATGCAGATGAACTCCGCCATCCGCGAACTCGCGTTCAATCTCGCCCCGGTTTCGGAGCTCCGAAAAGCGGCCCTCGCCAACGGCATGCGGCCGCTGGTCACCGACGGCAAGATCAAGTGCATGAACGGGATGACAACACCCGACGAAGTCGCCAGCGTCGCCCAGGCGGACCTGGATAACAAGTAG
- a CDS encoding type II secretion system F family protein, with amino-acid sequence MATFTYEAMNDAGKPTKGTVEAGSKEEAIARIKSQRLFPTNVAEQKVSKREAKAAAGKGKAKPKKKAGGFSFGRVKQKQLTSFTRQLSTLQDAGLPLLRSLQILEQQQKPGAMKTVLLGVCEEVEGGASLSEAMSKFPKAFDKLYTKMVNAGEIGGVLDLILQRLAEFMEKAEKLKRKIKGAMVYPIAVIIIAALILTFIMWFIIPKFEEIFKDFGVKLPMLTTFLMEGSRWVAGTNPGQSIPGALIVLPSPIVIFFAWKLIRASGPGKAITDWIMLRVPIFGSMLRKTAIARFTRTLGTLIGAGVPILEAIKITAETSGNYVYEKALTKVHDSIREGESFATPLRESKTCDALVVNMIDVGEETGEMDKMLLKIADNYDEEVDVAVASLVSLLEPLMVVVLGGIVGTIVVAMFLPLVSMIQSLQGGGGG; translated from the coding sequence ATGGCGACTTTTACCTACGAAGCGATGAACGATGCGGGCAAGCCGACCAAAGGCACGGTCGAGGCCGGCAGCAAGGAAGAAGCGATCGCTCGGATCAAGAGCCAGCGGCTCTTTCCGACCAACGTCGCGGAGCAGAAGGTTTCCAAGAGAGAAGCCAAGGCCGCCGCGGGCAAGGGCAAGGCCAAGCCGAAGAAGAAAGCGGGCGGGTTCAGTTTCGGGCGTGTGAAGCAGAAACAACTGACGAGTTTCACCCGTCAGTTGTCGACGCTGCAGGACGCCGGATTGCCCTTGCTCCGCTCGCTTCAGATTCTCGAGCAGCAGCAAAAGCCCGGCGCGATGAAGACAGTGCTGCTTGGCGTGTGCGAAGAGGTCGAAGGCGGCGCTTCGCTTTCCGAGGCGATGAGCAAGTTTCCCAAGGCCTTCGACAAGCTGTACACCAAGATGGTGAACGCGGGTGAAATCGGCGGCGTGCTCGATCTCATCCTTCAGCGCCTCGCCGAGTTCATGGAAAAGGCCGAAAAACTGAAGCGCAAGATCAAAGGCGCGATGGTCTATCCGATCGCCGTCATCATCATCGCGGCGCTGATCCTGACGTTCATCATGTGGTTCATTATCCCGAAGTTCGAAGAAATCTTCAAAGACTTCGGCGTGAAGCTTCCAATGCTCACGACGTTCCTGATGGAGGGCAGCCGCTGGGTTGCCGGCACGAATCCGGGTCAGTCGATCCCCGGCGCACTCATCGTGCTGCCGTCGCCGATCGTCATTTTCTTCGCCTGGAAACTCATCCGCGCGAGCGGCCCCGGCAAGGCCATCACCGACTGGATCATGCTCCGCGTTCCGATCTTCGGGAGCATGCTCCGCAAAACCGCGATCGCTCGCTTCACGCGAACCCTCGGCACGCTGATCGGCGCGGGCGTTCCGATTCTCGAAGCGATCAAGATCACCGCCGAGACCAGCGGCAACTACGTCTACGAAAAAGCGCTCACCAAGGTGCACGATTCGATCCGCGAGGGCGAGAGCTTCGCGACGCCCCTTCGCGAAAGTAAGACGTGCGACGCACTCGTTGTGAACATGATCGACGTCGGCGAAGAAACCGGCGAAATGGACAAGATGCTGCTCAAAATCGCGGACAACTACGACGAAGAAGTCGACGTCGCGGTCGCCTCGCTGGTTTCGCTGCTCGAACCGCTGATGGTCGTTGTGCTCGGCGGCATCGTCGGAACGATCGTCGTCGCGATGTTCCTGCCGCTGGTCAGCATGATCCAGTCGCTGCAGGGCGGCGGCGGGGGCTAA
- a CDS encoding type II secretion system protein, which produces MSFALRSRRAFSLLELVIVVVILGILAAIAVPRMSRSATAAADNAVMADLAVLRNALDLFQTEHGGTYPSLADVTNALTQYSDIAGTTFSATKNTGTGIIYGPYIRSIPPLSVGANKGKMTFTGSLGGAFGWVYDASTGNVTPNCPDTEVDGRGVKYNTY; this is translated from the coding sequence ATGTCATTCGCTCTTCGTTCCCGCCGTGCATTCAGCCTTCTCGAACTCGTCATCGTCGTCGTGATCCTCGGGATCCTCGCGGCGATCGCCGTTCCGCGCATGAGCCGCAGCGCGACCGCCGCCGCCGACAACGCGGTGATGGCCGATCTTGCGGTGCTCCGCAATGCCCTCGATCTGTTCCAGACCGAGCACGGCGGCACGTACCCCTCGCTCGCCGACGTGACGAATGCTCTGACGCAGTATTCCGACATCGCGGGAACGACCTTCAGCGCGACCAAGAACACCGGCACGGGCATCATCTATGGCCCGTACATCCGTTCCATTCCGCCGCTCTCGGTCGGCGCCAACAAAGGCAAGATGACCTTCACAGGATCTCTCGGCGGCGCCTTCGGCTGGGTCTACGACGCATCAACGGGCAACGTCACGCCGAACTGCCCCGACACCGAAGTTGACGGGCGCGGCGTGAAGTACAACACCTACTGA
- a CDS encoding methyltransferase domain-containing protein, with protein MADRKPRRHGQPDKPARGNRNPAESSRGIARGVRVVFEDDDLLIVDKPCGMLSAYVGGPRGEGYEGDDLFSLVKRYVRGRVRSRTRTPVFVVHRLDREVSGLMIFAKSERALHWLKEDLRARRLSRLYYAVVEGELPTAGTGSSGTIQSYLWENSRGQVESSSTPPAASRVPQQRGGDRDRSDGKLAVTHWRCVNAGRGCSLLQIRLETGRKNQIRVHMKDVGHPIAGDRRYGAVTDPIGRVCLHAGELGMVHAFSGRPLRLKSPVPREFFRLVGAGRDEAAAIEQGEAPGDADAGPIGASSLPPDAPRASESGWNHVATWYDRLIEEGRSDHFEKVIIPGTLRLLEPAKGQHILDIACGQGAFCRTLARLGVQATGIDAAPNLIDAARRGTGGLHPAPRFQVGDARNLGDASLDGEPFDRATCLMALMNIEPLAPVFAGIASKIRRGGSFVCVILHPAFRSPGQTSWVWDSSASKDRHGRGGVRGSDAAGRSAPGSARSSDRQFRRVDGYLSAGHREIVMNPGAAASGAEKVVTLTHHRPIQTYVRLLREAGLLIDSLEEWPSARESEPGPRAAEENRARREIPMFLAIRAVRPNTAG; from the coding sequence ATGGCCGATCGCAAACCACGCCGCCACGGACAGCCCGACAAGCCGGCGCGGGGGAACCGAAATCCTGCGGAATCGAGCCGAGGCATCGCACGCGGCGTACGCGTCGTTTTCGAAGACGACGACTTGCTGATTGTGGACAAACCCTGCGGAATGTTGTCGGCGTATGTCGGCGGGCCGCGCGGAGAGGGTTACGAGGGCGACGACCTCTTTTCGCTGGTCAAGAGATATGTGCGAGGCCGGGTGCGCTCGAGAACACGCACCCCCGTCTTCGTCGTCCATCGACTCGATCGGGAAGTTTCGGGTCTGATGATCTTTGCAAAGAGCGAACGAGCGCTGCACTGGCTGAAAGAAGACCTCCGCGCGCGGCGACTCAGCCGGTTGTACTACGCCGTTGTGGAGGGTGAGTTGCCAACGGCGGGGACGGGCTCCTCCGGAACGATTCAGAGTTACCTTTGGGAAAACTCGCGCGGTCAGGTTGAAAGTTCATCGACACCGCCTGCGGCATCGCGAGTGCCGCAGCAGCGAGGAGGCGATCGCGATAGGTCAGACGGAAAGCTGGCGGTCACTCACTGGCGTTGCGTAAACGCGGGGCGCGGCTGTTCGCTTCTTCAGATTCGGTTGGAAACAGGGCGAAAAAACCAGATCCGCGTGCACATGAAGGATGTGGGGCATCCGATTGCGGGAGACCGACGCTACGGCGCCGTGACCGACCCGATCGGACGCGTGTGTCTGCATGCGGGCGAGCTCGGAATGGTGCACGCATTTTCAGGACGCCCTCTGCGCCTCAAGAGCCCCGTGCCGCGTGAGTTTTTTCGTCTCGTCGGGGCCGGCAGAGACGAAGCGGCGGCGATCGAACAAGGAGAGGCACCCGGCGATGCGGACGCCGGCCCGATCGGAGCGAGTTCACTCCCGCCGGATGCGCCGCGCGCATCCGAATCCGGCTGGAACCATGTCGCGACCTGGTATGACCGACTGATCGAAGAGGGTCGCAGCGATCATTTCGAGAAGGTGATTATTCCCGGAACGTTGCGGCTGCTCGAGCCTGCAAAGGGCCAGCACATTCTGGATATCGCCTGCGGACAGGGCGCCTTTTGCCGAACTCTCGCAAGGCTCGGAGTACAGGCAACCGGAATCGATGCGGCGCCGAATCTGATCGACGCGGCACGCCGCGGTACAGGCGGATTGCACCCAGCTCCGCGATTTCAAGTCGGCGATGCGCGCAACCTCGGCGATGCCTCACTCGATGGCGAACCGTTCGATCGCGCGACGTGCCTGATGGCATTGATGAACATCGAACCGCTCGCGCCGGTCTTCGCGGGCATCGCATCGAAAATCCGACGCGGCGGTTCATTCGTGTGCGTGATTCTGCACCCCGCTTTCCGGTCGCCTGGGCAAACAAGCTGGGTGTGGGATTCTTCCGCTTCAAAGGACAGGCACGGGCGTGGCGGTGTGCGAGGGAGCGACGCTGCCGGGCGATCGGCACCGGGGTCGGCCCGAAGCTCCGATCGTCAGTTCCGAAGAGTCGATGGTTATCTGTCCGCCGGGCATCGCGAAATCGTGATGAACCCAGGGGCCGCGGCATCGGGCGCCGAGAAAGTCGTCACGCTCACACACCACCGGCCCATCCAAACCTACGTGCGGTTGCTTCGGGAAGCGGGTTTGCTAATCGACTCGCTGGAGGAGTGGCCGAGTGCCCGCGAGAGTGAGCCGGGCCCGCGCGCCGCGGAGGAGAATCGCGCGCGCCGCGAAATTCCGATGTTTCTTGCGATTCGCGCGGTTCGCCCAAACACGGCTGGCTAA
- a CDS encoding phosphopantothenoylcysteine decarboxylase codes for MITTGFPTPLEHAKPLNVLITAGPTQEPIDDVRFIGNRSSGQLGLALAREAVSRGHKVTLLLGPVPARESGDFNITLTGIRTHGTVLRFRTTEDLRRQLLEHSPNAEAVIMSAAVADYRPKGGSSSGKIRRGESSFTIELESTPDLLAMLGSNRQPGQLLVGFALEPPERLEQSAREKLQRKAIDLIVANPLETMESGEIKARVLGRRGEDIATDGKISKSEFAPWLLNIVESVHATLSA; via the coding sequence ATGATCACGACGGGATTTCCAACTCCTTTGGAGCACGCAAAGCCCCTGAACGTGTTGATCACGGCCGGTCCCACGCAGGAGCCGATCGACGATGTACGTTTCATCGGGAACCGCTCGTCGGGACAACTCGGGCTCGCGCTCGCGCGGGAAGCGGTCTCGAGAGGGCACAAGGTCACACTGCTGCTGGGGCCGGTGCCCGCGAGGGAATCGGGCGATTTCAACATCACTTTGACCGGCATCCGTACGCATGGAACGGTGCTGCGGTTCCGTACGACCGAAGACCTCCGGCGGCAGCTCTTGGAACACAGCCCGAACGCGGAAGCGGTCATCATGAGCGCGGCGGTGGCGGACTACCGCCCCAAAGGGGGATCTTCATCCGGCAAGATTCGCAGAGGCGAATCCTCATTCACAATTGAGCTCGAATCCACGCCCGATCTCCTCGCGATGCTCGGATCAAACCGGCAGCCTGGGCAATTGCTGGTCGGATTTGCGCTCGAACCCCCGGAACGGCTGGAGCAGTCGGCTCGGGAAAAACTTCAACGGAAAGCAATCGACCTGATTGTCGCGAATCCGCTCGAGACCATGGAGTCGGGCGAAATAAAGGCCCGGGTGCTCGGACGTCGCGGCGAAGACATCGCGACGGACGGAAAGATCTCGAAGTCCGAGTTTGCGCCTTGGCTATTGAATATCGTCGAAAGCGTTCACGCCACTCTTTCGGCCTGA